In a single window of the Enoplosus armatus isolate fEnoArm2 chromosome 15, fEnoArm2.hap1, whole genome shotgun sequence genome:
- the nfkbiab gene encoding nuclear factor of kappa light polypeptide gene enhancer in B-cells inhibitor, alpha b isoform X1: MDLHRTSMLNQMDYSRESKEGKPAQSTEERLDSGLDSLKEEEYQAVAAEIRRLKVECEPPLHRQPPAVTGELHEWKTQTTEDGDTLLHLAIIHEAKDYIRTMIDLSKNTDFLNAQNDQRQTPLHLAVITNQADVCQHLLVSGCDPTLVDDSGDTPLHIACRHGNLLCFSVITQNSQPEHLHAVMAACNYHGQNCLHLASVHAFLSLVENMVDLGADINAKEQRNGRSALHLAVDQQNLSLVKLLLKKGADPNLLTSGGHTPYHLTYGREDDDIRKELYSLTKPDLRELPESESDDSEEEEDEESDEEVGYDDIQWNGH, encoded by the exons ATGGACCTCCACCGGACCAGTATGTTAAACCAAATGGATTACAGTCGGGAGTCTAAAGAAGGGAAGCCGGCCCAGTCGACAGAGGAGCGGCTCGATAGCGGCTTGGACTCGCTGAAAGAGGAGGAGTACCAGGCTGTGGCGGCCGAGATCCGTCGGCTGAAGGTGGAGTGTGAGCCGCCGCTGCACCGACAACCTCCCGCTGTAACCGGAGAGCTGCACGAATGGAAAACACAGACCACGGAGGACGGAGACAC GCTGCTCCACCTGGCCATCATCCACGAGGCCAAGGACTACATCAGAACAATGATAGACCTGTCCAAGAACACAGACTTCCTCAACGCACAGAACGACCAGAGACAG ACTCCTCTCCACTTAGCGGTAATAACGAACCAGGCGGACGTGTGTCAGCACCTCCTGGTATCCGGCTGCGACCCCACGCTGGTGGACGACAGCGGGGACACGCCTCTTCACATCGCCTGTCGCCATGGTAACCTGCTGTGCTTCAGCGTCATCACACAGAACTCTCAGCCAGAGCACCTACACGCGGTGATGGCGGCCTGCAACTATCACG gtCAGAACTGCCTCCACCTGGCCTCAGTTCATGCTTTCCTCTCACTCGTGGAGAACATGGTGGATCTAGGAGCTGACATTAATGcaaag GAACAGCGTAATGGTCGCAGTGCACTGCACCTTGCAGTGGACCAGCAGAATCTCTCCCTggtcaaactgctgctgaagaaaGGAGCGGACCCCAACCTCCTGACCTCCGGAGGCCACACTCCCTACCATCTCACCTACGGCCGCGAGGACGACGACATCAGAAAAGAACTGTACTCGCTGACCAAACCTGACCTGAGGGAGCTGCCCGAAAGCGAATCGGACgacagcgaggaagaggaggacgaggagtctgatgaggag GTGGGTTATGACGACATCCAGTGGAATGGACATTAG
- the nfkbiab gene encoding nuclear factor of kappa light polypeptide gene enhancer in B-cells inhibitor, alpha b isoform X2 — MDLHRTSMLNQMDYSRESKEGKPAQSTEERLDSGLDSLKEEEYQAVAAEIRRLKVECEPPLHRQPPAVTGELHEWKTQTTEDGDTLLHLAIIHEAKDYIRTMIDLSKNTDFLNAQNDQRQTPLHLAVITNQADVCQHLLVSGCDPTLVDDSGDTPLHIACRHGNLLCFSVITQNSQPEHLHAVMAACNYHGQNCLHLASVHAFLSLVENMVDLGADINAKEQRNGRSALHLAVDQQNLSLVKLLLKKGADPNLLTSGGHTPYHLTYGREDDDIRKELYSLTKPDLRELPESESDDSEEEEDEESDEEVCVGYDDIQWNGH, encoded by the exons ATGGACCTCCACCGGACCAGTATGTTAAACCAAATGGATTACAGTCGGGAGTCTAAAGAAGGGAAGCCGGCCCAGTCGACAGAGGAGCGGCTCGATAGCGGCTTGGACTCGCTGAAAGAGGAGGAGTACCAGGCTGTGGCGGCCGAGATCCGTCGGCTGAAGGTGGAGTGTGAGCCGCCGCTGCACCGACAACCTCCCGCTGTAACCGGAGAGCTGCACGAATGGAAAACACAGACCACGGAGGACGGAGACAC GCTGCTCCACCTGGCCATCATCCACGAGGCCAAGGACTACATCAGAACAATGATAGACCTGTCCAAGAACACAGACTTCCTCAACGCACAGAACGACCAGAGACAG ACTCCTCTCCACTTAGCGGTAATAACGAACCAGGCGGACGTGTGTCAGCACCTCCTGGTATCCGGCTGCGACCCCACGCTGGTGGACGACAGCGGGGACACGCCTCTTCACATCGCCTGTCGCCATGGTAACCTGCTGTGCTTCAGCGTCATCACACAGAACTCTCAGCCAGAGCACCTACACGCGGTGATGGCGGCCTGCAACTATCACG gtCAGAACTGCCTCCACCTGGCCTCAGTTCATGCTTTCCTCTCACTCGTGGAGAACATGGTGGATCTAGGAGCTGACATTAATGcaaag GAACAGCGTAATGGTCGCAGTGCACTGCACCTTGCAGTGGACCAGCAGAATCTCTCCCTggtcaaactgctgctgaagaaaGGAGCGGACCCCAACCTCCTGACCTCCGGAGGCCACACTCCCTACCATCTCACCTACGGCCGCGAGGACGACGACATCAGAAAAGAACTGTACTCGCTGACCAAACCTGACCTGAGGGAGCTGCCCGAAAGCGAATCGGACgacagcgaggaagaggaggacgaggagtctgatgaggaggtgtgt GTGGGTTATGACGACATCCAGTGGAATGGACATTAG
- the LOC139298086 gene encoding insulinoma-associated protein 2, translating to MPRGFLVKRNRRCSASYRSRNNSNNKPVTYDGERNNSDDFEVTKPEAVKESEVLNVSPFERPDGLLPVSREDSAGVREAWSPHVESALEAEADRRAQLPETEEQLSEVDVLTPDSDFSCFFPPPPPPPRDLTLTESCSPVEPVGTRLLEQHDEGQKQPLFPGRCLQSSPVSELAAQLPELPFLVSSTPTSVSASIERLLASGSRRAPSYGHSDKYDPNMSHVHLFPPLTLMNQEQHHAARKRSFLEPDQRLNSNRHNKQSVGNPAKKPKVNRKLNFEDEVTTSPVLGLRIKKESPELRRQRDKSSAPTGNQPLGEFICQLCKEEYPDPFSLAQHKCSRIVRVEYRCPECDKVFSCPANLASHRRWHKPRPVNNQGGETLTNKSQSLKEARGLLQHERQQVEMEGKENELLRINTNQHHGAQDSSRIRREPSLLLLHGRSRDSPDSDILAPPHHDSSLHYRNPVESCLDLQQQVRAADSPPPSLLLLNTNPDERTDLPQQQPPSLPHPPLPFVQSLPEEEVYDCRYCGKKFRRQAYLRKHLAAHEMTARGSSPPSSYGQARETSGGQSQVFLCHLCGARFPSVEIRDKHRLWHAMRDELLAGALGGGLRPDVFHTQVEESGTGECDQQQIFTCKQCPSTFFSSPGLARHINKSHPTENRQVMLLQMTVRP from the coding sequence ATGCCTCGAGGATTCTTGGTGAAGAGGAACCGGCGATGTTCGGCGTCATACCGGTCACGaaataacagcaataacaaaCCTGTAACGTATGACGGTGAAAGGAACAACAGTGATGACTTTGAAGTGACAAAACCGGAGGCAGTGAAGGAGAGCGAGGTGTTGAACGTTTCCCCGTTTGAACGGCCGGATGGACTGCTCCCGGTGTCCCGCGAGGACTCCGCCGGTGTGAGAGAGGCGTGGAGCCCGCACGTGGAGTCCGCGTTGGAGGCGGAGGCGGACCGACGCGCGCAGTTACCGGAGACCGAAGAGCAACTGAGCGAGGTGGACGTTTTGACTCCCGACAGTGACTTCTCCTGCTTcttcccacctcctcctccacctccacgcGACTTGACATTAACGGAGTCTTGCAGCCCCGTTGAACCGGTCGGCACGAGACTGCTGGAGCAACACGACGAAGGACAGAAGCAGCCGTTGTTCCCCGGCAGGTGCCTGCAATCATCCCCAGTGTCGGAGTTAGCGGCGCAGTTACCGGAGCTGCCGTTCCTGGTGAGCTCCACACCGACCTCGGTGTCCGCTTCTATCGAGAGGCTCCTCGCGAGCGGCAGCCGCCGCGCGCCGTCCTACGGTCACAGTGACAAATATGACCCGAATATGAGTCATGTGCACCTGTTCCCGCCACTGACGCTGATGAACCAGGAGCAGCATCACGCGGCGAGAAAACGCTCGTTCCTTGAACCGGATCAACGCTTGAACAGcaacagacacaacaaacagtCCGTGGGCAACCCCGCAAAGAAACCCAAAGTGAACCGGAAACTTAACTTCGAGGATGAGGTCACGACCTCGCCGGTTTTGGGTCTGCGGATCAAGAAGGAGAGTCCCGAGCTGAGGAGACAGCGGGACAAGTCGTCTGCACCCACCGGGAATCAGCCGCTGGGAGAGTTCATCTGCCAACTTTGTAAAGAGGAGTACCCCGACCCTTTCTCCCTCGCGCAGCACAAGTGCTCCCGCATAGTGCGCGTGGAGTACCGGTGTCCCGAGTGCGACAAAGTCTTCAGCTGTCCAGCCAACTTGGCCTCCCATCGCCGCTGGCACAAACCTCGTCCGGTAAACAACCAAGGAGGAGAGACTCTGACAAACAAGAGCCAGTCGTTAAAAGAGGCTCGAGGGCTCCTTCAGCACGAGAGGCAGCAGGTAGAGATGGAGGGCAAAGAGAACGAGCTGCTGCGCATCAATACTAATCAGCACCACGGAGCGCAGGACAGTTCCCGCATCAGGCGCGAGCcgtccctgctgctgctccacggCCGGTCTCGGGACAGCCCCGACAGCGACATCCTCGCGCCTCCTCACCATGATTCCTCGCTTCATTACCGGAACCCGGTTGAAAGCTGCCtggacctgcagcagcaggtgagagCGGCAGACAGCCCGCCCCCGAGTCTCCTTCTACTAAACACCAACCCGGACGAGCGAACGGACCtgccgcagcagcagccgccgTCACTGCCGCACCCTCCTTTACCGTTTGTCCAGTCATTACCTGAGGAGGAAGTGTACGACTGCCGGTACTGTGGGAAGAAATTCCGCCGACAGGCTTACCTGAGAAAACACCTGGCCGCGCACGAGATGACAGCGCGAGGGTCTTCGCCCCCATCCTCTTACGGCCAGGCGCGCGAGACCAGTGGCGGACAGAGCCAGGTGTTCCTGTGTCACCTGTGCGGCGCGCGCTTCCCGTCGGTTGAAATCAGGGACAAGCACCGTCTGTGGCACGCGATGAGGGACGAGCTGCTGGCGGGAGCGCTGGGAGGAGGACTCAGACCAGACGTGTTCCACACGCAGGTAGAAGAGAGCGGCACCGGGGAATGCGACCAGCAGCAGATATTCACCTGCAAGCAGTGTCCTTCCACGTTCTTCAGCTCCCCGGGGCTCGCGAGACACATCAACAAGTCTCATCCAACCGAGAACCGGCAGgtgatgctgctgcagatgaCCGTGCGACCATAA